A portion of the Microlunatus phosphovorus NM-1 genome contains these proteins:
- a CDS encoding L-threonylcarbamoyladenylate synthase encodes MVTSDEELVLQVSGVSESEYEQALLSADAAVQAGEAVAFPTDTVYGVGVDAFNDDAVSHLRALRVQDAEVPVTVLISDGSLLRALAVEIPDAANDLIRKHWPGPLTIICRPQPTLRLGSVIVANTIALRVPDSPIAQDLLRRTGPMAVSSANISGLPPSLTCDDALGQLGANVSVYLDGGRLGDDGQPASTIVDFTQADHGQILRRGALTRAVLAEILPEIEDLVEDDEEEDPFSPEPDPTEDGVVEVADMDLGEVEDEPAEVAPVETDSAEVETGDAEDDPARSAADPADPKD; translated from the coding sequence ATGGTGACCTCCGACGAGGAACTGGTCCTCCAGGTATCCGGGGTCAGCGAGAGTGAGTATGAGCAGGCGCTGCTCTCGGCCGACGCGGCCGTGCAAGCCGGCGAGGCGGTGGCGTTCCCGACCGACACCGTCTACGGCGTTGGCGTCGACGCGTTCAACGACGACGCTGTCAGCCACTTGCGGGCGCTGAGAGTTCAGGATGCCGAGGTTCCGGTGACCGTGCTGATCTCGGATGGCAGCCTGCTGCGGGCGCTTGCTGTTGAGATTCCGGACGCGGCCAACGATCTGATCAGGAAGCATTGGCCGGGGCCGTTGACGATCATCTGCCGCCCGCAGCCCACGCTGCGGCTGGGGTCGGTGATCGTAGCCAACACGATCGCGTTGCGGGTTCCCGACAGTCCGATTGCCCAAGATCTGCTGCGTCGAACCGGTCCGATGGCGGTGAGCAGTGCCAATATCAGCGGACTGCCGCCCTCCCTGACCTGTGACGACGCGCTCGGCCAGCTCGGCGCGAACGTGAGCGTCTACCTCGATGGCGGCCGACTGGGAGACGACGGTCAGCCGGCGTCGACGATCGTCGACTTCACCCAGGCCGATCATGGACAGATCCTGCGGCGGGGTGCGCTGACCCGAGCGGTGCTGGCCGAGATACTGCCGGAGATCGAAGACCTGGTCGAGGACGACGAGGAGGAGGACCCGTTCTCACCCGAACCGGACCCGACCGAGGACGGCGTGGTCGAGGTCGCGGACATGGATCTTGGGGAAGTCGAGGACGAACCAGCTGAGGTTGCGCCGGTCGAGACCGACTCGGCCGAGGTCGAGACTGGCGATGCTGAGGACGACCCCGCCCGCAGCGCGGCCGATCCTGCGGATCCGAAGGACTAG
- a CDS encoding F0F1 ATP synthase subunit epsilon, whose protein sequence is MADPLHVEVVSATRVVWSGEATNIIAKTTDGDMGILPGHEPVLAILVAGAIQVYCPDATREIFAVDGGFISVAHGRVSILSEYAATATEVSLREAEKELAEARARLDAGEDDEDTRQHFAWASAQIRAAEKLRL, encoded by the coding sequence GTGGCAGATCCGTTGCATGTCGAGGTCGTCTCGGCGACGCGCGTGGTGTGGTCGGGTGAAGCGACCAACATCATCGCGAAGACCACCGACGGCGACATGGGGATCCTGCCTGGCCATGAGCCGGTGCTGGCGATCTTGGTCGCGGGTGCGATCCAGGTCTATTGTCCGGACGCCACCCGTGAGATCTTCGCGGTCGACGGTGGGTTCATCTCGGTGGCGCACGGACGCGTCTCGATCCTGAGCGAGTATGCGGCGACGGCGACCGAGGTGAGCCTACGCGAGGCCGAGAAGGAACTGGCCGAGGCGCGGGCACGGCTCGATGCCGGCGAGGACGACGAGGACACTCGGCAGCACTTCGCCTGGGCGAGC
- the tsaD gene encoding tRNA (adenosine(37)-N6)-threonylcarbamoyltransferase complex transferase subunit TsaD, whose product MSDLILGIESSCDDTSVGVVGRDGQVLSNIISSQAELHSVYGGVYPQLASREHLRAVLPTVELAMKAADVSHADLKAIAVTRGPGLIGSLIVGVDTARALARGWGLPIIGVNHLRGHVRSADLEETRVEYPAMILLVSGGHTLLAHMTSPRSIELLGSTRDDSVGEAYDKTARLLGKGYPGGPIVDKMAASGSARFDLPRPMVNNGLDFSFSGLKTAVRMLVERSEQLDQDDVAASFVDAVLDVLTSKVSRALELRKSSSLIVVGGVAASPPLRERMAAVCAEHQVRLCLPPVKWATDNGAMIALAAWDYVDNHVGADLSPKANLGLAAW is encoded by the coding sequence GTGAGTGATCTCATTTTGGGGATCGAGTCCTCCTGTGATGACACCTCGGTCGGGGTCGTCGGCCGAGATGGCCAGGTATTGTCCAACATCATCAGTTCCCAGGCCGAACTTCATTCCGTGTACGGCGGGGTCTATCCCCAGTTGGCGAGCAGAGAGCATCTGCGCGCCGTGCTACCGACCGTCGAGTTGGCGATGAAGGCCGCAGATGTGAGTCACGCGGACCTCAAAGCCATAGCGGTGACCCGTGGTCCCGGTCTGATCGGCTCGCTGATTGTCGGGGTCGACACCGCTCGAGCCTTGGCCAGGGGTTGGGGGCTGCCGATCATCGGCGTCAATCATCTGCGCGGGCACGTGCGGAGTGCGGATCTCGAGGAGACCCGGGTCGAATACCCGGCCATGATCTTGTTGGTGTCGGGAGGTCACACCCTGCTCGCTCATATGACGTCGCCACGGTCGATCGAGTTGCTGGGGTCGACCCGCGATGATTCGGTCGGTGAGGCCTATGACAAAACGGCGAGACTGCTCGGCAAGGGATACCCCGGCGGGCCCATCGTGGACAAGATGGCGGCGTCCGGGTCGGCGCGCTTCGATCTGCCCAGGCCCATGGTCAACAACGGGCTCGATTTCTCGTTCTCCGGGCTGAAGACCGCGGTGCGAATGCTCGTCGAACGCTCCGAGCAGCTTGATCAGGACGACGTCGCGGCATCGTTCGTCGACGCGGTCCTCGATGTCTTGACGTCGAAAGTCTCTCGCGCCCTGGAGCTCCGGAAGAGTTCCAGCCTGATCGTCGTCGGAGGAGTCGCGGCGAGCCCACCACTGAGAGAGCGGATGGCGGCGGTGTGCGCCGAACACCAGGTGCGGTTGTGCCTGCCCCCGGTGAAGTGGGCAACGGACAACGGGGCGATGATCGCACTGGCAGCGTGGGACTACGTGGACAATCACGTCGGCGCTGACCTGTCGCCCAAGGCGAACCTCGGACTCGCGGCATGGTGA
- a CDS encoding glycosyltransferase family 4 protein gives MREYLLVMLVAAAVTFLASGLCRRIALRTGALAEVRDRDVHTVAMPYFGGVAMLLGVFSAIVLAWQLPFLGRLTLVQQDSRAVLIAAAVICAVGVLDDLYDLPAYTKFAGQILAAGIVVALGVRMFWIPIPGQLVSLDYGASVAITVFFIVLCSNAVNFVDGLDGLATGVVGIGALAFFAYSYVLTVDQDLTRATTSSLITVAIAGACLGFLPHNFFPARMFMGDSGAMLLGLLLATSTVSLTGQLDPSQLGDGQSGLVPLVLPLVLPLAILALPFLDLSMAFIRRTYAGRWWFLPDKQHLHHRLLERGHSQRRAVLLMYVWSALVSFGVSVLGLVRTDRQWQVVAVVLLIAVVLLLATLGRPIRGLRRTQRPPVH, from the coding sequence GTGCGGGAGTACCTGCTGGTGATGCTGGTCGCCGCCGCGGTGACTTTCCTGGCCAGTGGACTCTGTCGCCGAATCGCCTTGCGTACCGGCGCTTTGGCCGAGGTGCGTGACCGAGACGTGCACACCGTGGCCATGCCGTACTTCGGCGGCGTGGCGATGCTGCTCGGTGTCTTCTCCGCGATCGTGTTGGCCTGGCAGCTGCCCTTCCTGGGTCGGCTGACCCTGGTCCAGCAGGATTCACGCGCCGTGCTGATCGCGGCCGCGGTGATCTGCGCGGTCGGAGTGCTGGACGACCTCTACGACCTGCCGGCGTACACCAAATTCGCCGGTCAGATCCTGGCGGCCGGGATCGTGGTGGCGCTCGGCGTACGGATGTTCTGGATCCCGATCCCGGGGCAGCTGGTCTCGCTCGACTATGGCGCCTCGGTCGCCATCACCGTGTTCTTCATCGTGCTGTGCTCGAATGCGGTCAATTTCGTCGACGGACTGGACGGGCTGGCGACCGGGGTGGTCGGGATCGGCGCCTTGGCCTTCTTCGCCTATAGCTATGTGTTGACCGTCGACCAGGACCTCACCCGCGCCACGACCTCGAGCCTGATCACGGTGGCGATCGCCGGCGCGTGTCTGGGCTTTCTGCCACATAACTTTTTCCCGGCCAGGATGTTCATGGGTGACTCCGGCGCCATGTTGCTGGGGTTGCTGCTAGCGACGTCGACAGTCAGCCTGACCGGCCAACTGGATCCCTCCCAACTCGGCGACGGGCAGAGCGGATTGGTGCCGTTGGTGCTGCCCCTGGTGCTGCCGCTGGCGATTCTCGCCCTGCCGTTCCTGGATCTCAGCATGGCGTTCATCCGCCGCACGTACGCCGGCCGCTGGTGGTTCCTGCCGGACAAGCAGCACTTGCACCACCGACTGCTGGAGCGCGGTCACAGCCAGCGCCGAGCTGTGCTGTTGATGTATGTCTGGTCGGCGCTGGTGTCTTTCGGGGTGAGTGTGCTCGGCCTGGTGCGCACCGACCGGCAGTGGCAGGTGGTCGCGGTCGTGCTGCTGATCGCGGTGGTGCTGCTGCTGGCCACGCTCGGGCGTCCAATCCGCGGTCTACGCCGCACCCAACGACCGCCCGTTCACTAA
- a CDS encoding F0F1 ATP synthase subunit delta, translated as MAVTLEDRLGVLDALLDETELSDQLAHELFAVVDVLDTLPTLRRVVTDPSTPDTAKAAFVHGLFDGKVSDACVSLVAEATRRRWSSGSTFAAALERQGVRAQLLLADRAGHLDETEDELFRFSRLVDSDASLRNALSERSIDRPIRERLVGDLLEGRATLATVVLAKRAVVARDRSYSHTLESYINLAAAQRERVIAVVRVARPLTEEQLQRLRAGLSHQVGRSVSLQIIVEPDLLGGVRVELGTEVIEGTVAGRLAEARKLFA; from the coding sequence ATGGCTGTGACGTTGGAGGACCGGCTGGGCGTCCTGGACGCCCTGCTGGACGAGACCGAGCTCAGCGACCAACTCGCCCACGAGCTGTTCGCGGTCGTCGATGTCCTGGACACCTTGCCGACCCTGCGTCGCGTGGTGACCGATCCGAGCACGCCGGACACCGCCAAGGCCGCCTTTGTCCACGGTCTGTTTGACGGCAAGGTGTCCGATGCCTGCGTGAGCCTGGTCGCTGAGGCCACCCGGCGGCGCTGGAGCAGTGGCAGCACGTTCGCGGCGGCGCTGGAGCGTCAAGGTGTGCGAGCGCAACTGCTGTTGGCCGATCGGGCCGGCCACCTGGACGAGACCGAGGACGAGTTGTTCCGGTTCTCGCGGTTGGTGGACTCCGATGCCAGTCTGCGAAACGCCTTGAGCGAGCGGTCCATCGACCGCCCCATCAGGGAGCGGCTGGTCGGCGACCTGCTCGAGGGCAGGGCGACATTGGCGACCGTCGTGCTGGCCAAGCGTGCTGTGGTGGCTCGTGACCGGTCGTACAGTCACACGCTGGAGAGCTACATCAATCTCGCGGCCGCGCAGCGGGAACGCGTGATTGCGGTCGTGCGGGTGGCCAGGCCGCTGACCGAGGAACAGCTGCAGCGACTGCGGGCCGGACTGTCCCACCAGGTCGGGCGCAGCGTGTCATTGCAGATCATCGTCGAGCCGGACCTGCTGGGCGGGGTTCGAGTCGAGCTCGGCACCGAGGTCATCGAGGGCACCGTGGCCGGCCGGCTGGCCGAGGCGCGCAAGCTCTTCGCTTAG
- the atpB gene encoding F0F1 ATP synthase subunit A, producing the protein MSLLTLGLLPLETGGEGYHPPSADDFNVPPLFPDVPWLAWFDKYMLMAIVATLLVLIFWVSMARKNKLVPSKGQYLGETAYFFVRNSIARDNIGHDYRRFLPWLIALFSFILINNLWGIFPLTLLPTTSHSGWAYGLAGMVWIVYNAVGIGKHGFFGYLRRATLPSGVPVFMWWLIIPLEFFSNIIVRPITLALRLFANMFAGHLLVLVFVLGGEYLLLHGGSIVNNVAGGVSLVFSMAIFGLELFVQCLQAFIFTVLTAVYLSSSLAEEH; encoded by the coding sequence TTGAGCCTGCTGACCTTGGGGCTGCTGCCGCTGGAGACCGGCGGCGAGGGCTACCATCCGCCGAGCGCGGACGACTTCAATGTGCCACCGCTTTTCCCGGACGTCCCGTGGCTGGCGTGGTTCGACAAATACATGTTGATGGCGATCGTCGCCACGCTGCTGGTGCTGATCTTCTGGGTCAGCATGGCCCGCAAGAACAAGCTGGTGCCGAGCAAAGGGCAGTATCTCGGGGAGACGGCGTACTTCTTCGTCCGCAACTCGATCGCTCGGGACAACATCGGGCACGACTACCGCCGATTCCTGCCGTGGTTGATCGCGCTTTTCTCGTTCATCCTGATCAACAATCTGTGGGGCATCTTCCCGCTGACCCTTTTGCCGACCACCTCGCATTCTGGCTGGGCCTACGGTTTGGCCGGGATGGTGTGGATTGTCTACAACGCGGTCGGCATCGGCAAGCACGGCTTCTTCGGTTACCTCCGCCGGGCCACGCTGCCCTCGGGTGTTCCGGTCTTCATGTGGTGGCTGATCATCCCGCTGGAGTTCTTCTCCAACATCATCGTTCGGCCGATCACGCTGGCGTTGCGACTTTTCGCCAACATGTTCGCCGGCCACTTGCTGGTGTTGGTCTTCGTGCTGGGCGGCGAGTATTTGCTGCTGCACGGTGGCAGCATCGTCAACAACGTCGCCGGCGGAGTCTCGCTGGTATTCAGCATGGCAATCTTCGGCCTGGAGTTGTTCGTCCAGTGCCTGCAGGCCTTCATCTTCACCGTGTTGACTGCGGTGTATCTGTCCTCCTCGCTGGCCGAGGAACACTGA
- a CDS encoding F0F1 ATP synthase subunit gamma, with protein MPASLRELRQRRTAVTTTKKVTRAMELIASSRIGKAQQRAREAGPYARELTRAVSAVATDAPEIDHPLTNQVADPQAAAILVITSDRGLAGAYSSSVLKRAMQLRELLERNGLRVQRFLAGRKAIAFASFRRFEIHRRWEGFSDSPTYEHARDIADALIDSFLKPTEEGGVDEIHIVYTRFISMLRQEPTVIRLLPLAVERSSEQTAHPDLHPLYEFEPDAETVLDELLPLYVAARVYSCLLQSAASELASRQRAMKAATDNAQQLIEKLTREANQARQAEITQEISEIVGGAAALAEATANAD; from the coding sequence ATGCCAGCGAGCCTCAGGGAGCTGCGTCAGCGCCGCACCGCGGTCACCACCACGAAGAAGGTGACGCGGGCGATGGAGTTGATCGCGTCCTCCCGGATCGGCAAGGCCCAGCAGCGTGCGCGGGAAGCGGGACCGTACGCCCGGGAGCTCACTCGGGCGGTCTCGGCGGTCGCCACGGACGCGCCCGAGATCGACCATCCGCTGACCAATCAGGTCGCCGACCCACAGGCGGCGGCGATCCTGGTGATCACCTCAGACCGGGGCCTGGCGGGCGCGTACTCGTCGTCGGTGCTGAAGCGGGCCATGCAGTTGCGCGAACTGCTGGAGCGCAACGGCTTGCGGGTGCAGCGGTTCCTGGCCGGACGCAAGGCGATCGCGTTCGCCAGCTTCCGCCGGTTCGAAATCCACCGGCGCTGGGAGGGTTTCTCCGACTCGCCCACCTACGAGCACGCTCGGGACATCGCCGACGCGCTGATCGACTCGTTCCTGAAGCCGACCGAGGAAGGCGGCGTCGACGAGATCCATATCGTCTACACCCGTTTCATCTCCATGCTGCGCCAGGAGCCGACCGTGATCCGGCTGCTGCCGTTGGCGGTGGAGCGGAGCTCGGAGCAGACGGCACATCCGGACCTGCACCCGTTGTACGAGTTCGAGCCCGATGCCGAGACGGTGCTGGACGAGTTGTTGCCGCTGTATGTGGCGGCGCGGGTGTACTCCTGCCTGCTGCAGTCGGCGGCCTCCGAGCTCGCCAGCCGGCAGCGGGCGATGAAGGCGGCCACCGACAACGCCCAGCAGTTGATCGAGAAGCTGACCCGCGAGGCGAACCAGGCGCGGCAGGCCGAGATCACCCAGGAGATCAGCGAGATCGTCGGCGGCGCAGCCGCCTTGGCCGAAGCAACCGCGAACGCGGACTAG
- a CDS encoding F0F1 ATP synthase subunit B, protein MTSLLIPYATNPLLPDPVEIVAGVVFVIILTVIIWKFVVPRFEETYAERTAAIQGGMEKAEKAQAEAQAALQQYQAQLAEARSEAAKIREEAKTQGTQIIAELREQAQSEAARIRQAAESQLEAERAQVMIQLRSEIGGLATTLAGRIVGESLADDERARRTVDRFLADLESDSASTPAGT, encoded by the coding sequence ATGACTTCGCTTCTCATCCCGTACGCGACCAACCCGCTGCTCCCCGACCCCGTGGAGATCGTGGCCGGGGTCGTGTTCGTGATCATCCTCACGGTGATCATCTGGAAGTTCGTGGTCCCTCGGTTCGAGGAGACCTACGCGGAGCGGACCGCTGCGATCCAGGGCGGTATGGAGAAGGCCGAGAAAGCGCAGGCAGAGGCTCAGGCGGCGCTGCAGCAGTATCAGGCGCAGCTGGCCGAGGCCCGCTCCGAAGCGGCCAAGATCCGCGAGGAGGCCAAGACCCAGGGCACCCAGATCATCGCCGAGTTGCGCGAACAGGCGCAGTCCGAGGCGGCTCGCATCCGTCAGGCTGCCGAGTCGCAGCTGGAGGCGGAGCGGGCCCAGGTGATGATCCAGCTGCGCAGCGAGATCGGTGGCCTGGCCACCACGCTGGCGGGCCGGATCGTCGGGGAGTCCTTGGCCGATGACGAGCGCGCCCGTCGTACGGTCGACCGATTTCTGGCCGACCTCGAGTCCGACAGCGCCAGCACTCCGGCCGGCACCTGA
- the atpD gene encoding F0F1 ATP synthase subunit beta, producing the protein MTAVVEEISTEAPAGGIGRVSRVIGPVVDVEFPVDQMPDIYNALLVDTTVGGVTRTMTMEVALQIGDNLVRAIALKPTDGMQRGAEVRDTGAPISVPVGDVTKGHVWNVTGEVLDADPATVEITERWPIHRDPPRFDQLEPKTEMLETGIKVLDLLTPYVTGGKIGLFGGAGVGKTVLIQEMIYRIAHNFGGTSVFAGVGERTREGNDLINEMIEAGVFKDTALVFGQMDEPPGTRLRVALSALTMAEYFRDVQNQDVLLFIDNIFRFTQAGSEVSTLLGRMPSAVGYQPNLADEMGQLQERITSTRGHSITSMQAIYVPADDYTDPAPATTFAHLDATTELSREIASRGLYPAVDPLTSTSRILDAQFIGQKHYDVAVEVKQILQRNKDLQDIIAILGVDELSEEDKIIVNRARRLQQFLSQNTYMAEKFTNIPGSSVSVSETVESFDMIVSGKVDHIAEQAFFNVGTLDDVEKRWSELQKGA; encoded by the coding sequence ATGACCGCAGTTGTAGAAGAGATCAGCACCGAGGCTCCGGCCGGCGGGATCGGTCGCGTCTCCCGGGTGATCGGCCCGGTCGTCGACGTGGAGTTCCCGGTCGATCAGATGCCGGACATCTACAACGCCCTGCTGGTGGACACCACCGTCGGCGGCGTGACCCGGACCATGACGATGGAGGTCGCCCTCCAGATCGGCGACAACCTGGTCCGTGCTATCGCCCTGAAGCCGACCGACGGCATGCAGCGAGGCGCCGAGGTGCGCGACACCGGCGCCCCGATCAGCGTCCCGGTGGGTGACGTCACCAAGGGCCACGTGTGGAACGTGACCGGTGAGGTGCTGGACGCTGATCCGGCGACGGTGGAGATCACCGAGCGCTGGCCGATCCATCGGGATCCGCCGCGGTTCGACCAGCTCGAGCCGAAGACCGAGATGCTGGAGACCGGCATCAAGGTGCTCGACCTGCTCACCCCGTACGTGACCGGCGGCAAGATCGGCCTGTTCGGCGGTGCCGGTGTCGGCAAGACCGTGTTGATCCAAGAGATGATCTACCGCATCGCGCACAACTTCGGTGGCACCTCGGTGTTCGCCGGTGTGGGGGAGCGCACCCGTGAGGGCAACGACCTGATCAACGAGATGATCGAGGCCGGCGTGTTCAAGGACACGGCGCTGGTCTTCGGCCAGATGGACGAGCCGCCGGGCACCCGGCTGCGGGTCGCGCTGTCGGCGCTGACCATGGCCGAGTACTTCCGCGACGTCCAGAACCAGGACGTGCTGTTGTTCATCGACAACATCTTCCGGTTCACCCAGGCCGGTTCGGAGGTCTCCACCCTGCTCGGTCGGATGCCCTCGGCCGTGGGCTACCAGCCGAACCTGGCCGATGAGATGGGTCAGCTGCAGGAGCGGATCACCTCGACCCGCGGCCACTCGATCACCTCGATGCAGGCTATCTATGTGCCGGCCGACGACTACACCGACCCGGCCCCGGCGACCACCTTCGCGCACTTGGACGCGACCACCGAGCTCTCCCGCGAGATCGCTTCCCGCGGTCTGTATCCCGCCGTGGACCCGCTGACCTCCACCTCGCGGATCCTGGACGCCCAGTTCATCGGGCAGAAGCATTACGACGTGGCCGTCGAGGTGAAGCAGATCCTGCAGCGGAACAAGGACCTGCAGGACATCATCGCCATCCTCGGTGTCGACGAGCTGTCCGAAGAGGACAAGATCATCGTGAACCGGGCCCGTCGGCTCCAGCAGTTCTTGTCCCAGAACACCTACATGGCGGAGAAGTTCACCAACATCCCCGGCTCGTCGGTGTCGGTCAGCGAGACGGTCGAGTCCTTCGACATGATCGTGTCGGGCAAGGTGGACCACATTGCCGAGCAGGCCTTCTTCAACGTCGGCACGCTGGATGACGTGGAGAAGCGCTGGTCTGAGTTGCAGAAGGGGGCCTGA
- the atpE gene encoding ATP synthase F0 subunit C, giving the protein MSPLELTGSLGIVGYGLAAIGPGIGVGLIFASVIQGTARQPEARGAMMGTAWIGFAVTEALAIIGIALAFVFGGL; this is encoded by the coding sequence ATGTCTCCACTGGAGCTCACCGGCTCGCTCGGCATTGTCGGCTACGGCCTCGCCGCCATCGGCCCGGGTATCGGCGTGGGTCTGATCTTCGCCTCCGTCATCCAGGGCACCGCCCGGCAGCCCGAGGCCCGCGGCGCCATGATGGGCACCGCCTGGATCGGCTTCGCCGTGACCGAGGCCCTCGCGATCATCGGTATCGCGCTGGCCTTCGTCTTCGGCGGGCTGTGA
- a CDS encoding AtpZ/AtpI family protein: protein MALAMERERKAQEEGHVHSHAVGMDQGMRVLSYLLAGVALYGGLGWLADHLLGTGFLLPVGIVLGAAAAAYTIIRRFGRTTETTDKTSKATIGEGAR from the coding sequence GTGGCTCTCGCCATGGAGCGGGAGCGCAAGGCGCAGGAGGAGGGACACGTGCACAGCCATGCAGTTGGGATGGACCAGGGCATGCGCGTGCTGTCCTATCTCCTGGCTGGCGTCGCGCTGTATGGCGGGCTCGGCTGGCTGGCCGACCACCTGCTTGGCACCGGGTTCCTGCTGCCCGTCGGAATCGTGTTGGGCGCCGCCGCTGCGGCGTACACGATCATCCGGCGGTTCGGACGGACCACCGAGACCACTGACAAGACATCCAAGGCCACGATTGGAGAGGGAGCGCGTTGA
- the atpA gene encoding F0F1 ATP synthase subunit alpha → MAELTIRPEEIREALDRFVQNYQPETATREEVGTVVTSGDGIARVEGLPSAKANELLQFENGTLGIALNLDVREIGVVVLGESEGIEEGQPVRGTGEILSVPVGDGYLGRTVNAMGEPIDGLGEITDIDERRPLELQAAGVMERQEVRQPLQTGIKAIDAMIPIGRGQRQLIIGDRKTGKTAIAIDTIMNQKAAWESGDPEQQVRCIYVAIGQKGSTIASIRGALEEAGALAYTTIVHSPASDPAGYKYIAPYAGSAIGQHWMYQGKHVLIVFDDLTKQAEAYRAMSLLLRRPPGREAYPGDVFYLHSRLLERCAKLSNELGAGSMTGLPIIETKANDVSAYIPTNVISITDGQIFLQSDLFNANQRPAIDVGISVSRVGGAAQIKAMKTVAGSLKLELAQFRDMQAFAMFASDLDATTRRQLDRGSRLTELLRQPQYSPYPVEEQVVSVWAGLQGLMDEVPVIDVLRFEREMLDYLRHHGSALANIRETKVFDDDTATELRRQIGEFKQGFQTSEGKLLPGLEKYEPLDAEDVSQEKIVAQKR, encoded by the coding sequence ATGGCGGAACTGACGATTCGACCGGAGGAGATCCGGGAGGCACTGGACAGATTCGTCCAGAACTACCAGCCGGAGACCGCGACCCGCGAGGAAGTCGGCACCGTCGTCACCTCCGGTGACGGCATCGCGCGGGTCGAGGGCCTGCCCTCGGCCAAGGCCAACGAGCTGCTCCAGTTCGAGAACGGCACCCTCGGCATCGCGTTGAACCTCGATGTGCGCGAGATCGGCGTCGTGGTGCTCGGCGAGTCCGAAGGCATCGAGGAGGGGCAGCCGGTGCGCGGCACCGGTGAGATCCTCTCGGTTCCGGTCGGCGACGGGTACTTGGGCCGTACGGTCAACGCGATGGGCGAGCCGATCGACGGTCTTGGCGAGATCACCGATATCGACGAGCGGCGGCCGCTGGAATTGCAGGCAGCCGGCGTGATGGAGCGGCAGGAGGTCCGTCAGCCGCTGCAGACTGGGATCAAGGCGATCGACGCCATGATCCCGATCGGTCGCGGTCAGCGGCAGTTGATCATCGGCGACCGCAAGACCGGCAAGACCGCCATCGCGATCGACACGATCATGAACCAGAAGGCGGCCTGGGAGTCCGGCGATCCGGAGCAGCAGGTGCGCTGCATCTACGTCGCGATCGGCCAGAAGGGCTCGACCATCGCCTCCATCCGGGGTGCGCTGGAAGAGGCCGGCGCGCTGGCGTACACGACCATCGTGCACTCGCCGGCGTCCGATCCGGCCGGCTACAAGTACATCGCTCCGTATGCCGGCTCGGCCATCGGGCAGCACTGGATGTACCAGGGCAAGCACGTGCTGATCGTCTTCGACGACCTGACCAAGCAGGCCGAGGCCTACCGCGCGATGTCGCTGCTGCTGCGCCGCCCGCCGGGTCGTGAGGCCTACCCCGGTGACGTGTTCTATCTGCACAGCCGCCTGCTGGAGCGCTGCGCCAAGCTGTCCAACGAGCTGGGTGCCGGCTCGATGACCGGGCTGCCGATCATCGAGACCAAGGCCAACGACGTCTCGGCCTACATCCCGACGAACGTCATCTCGATCACCGACGGCCAGATCTTCTTGCAATCGGACCTGTTCAACGCCAACCAGCGTCCGGCCATCGATGTCGGCATCTCGGTGTCCCGGGTCGGCGGTGCCGCGCAGATCAAGGCGATGAAGACGGTGGCCGGCTCGCTGAAGCTGGAGTTGGCGCAGTTCCGCGACATGCAGGCGTTCGCCATGTTCGCCTCGGACCTGGACGCCACCACCAGGCGTCAGCTGGATCGGGGCAGCCGGCTCACCGAGCTGCTGCGTCAGCCGCAGTACTCGCCGTATCCGGTGGAGGAGCAGGTCGTCTCGGTCTGGGCCGGTCTGCAGGGTCTGATGGACGAGGTGCCGGTCATCGATGTGCTCCGGTTCGAGCGCGAGATGCTGGACTACCTGCGTCATCACGGCAGCGCCTTGGCCAACATCCGGGAGACGAAGGTCTTCGACGACGACACTGCCACCGAGTTGCGTAGGCAGATCGGGGAGTTCAAGCAGGGCTTCCAGACATCGGAGGGCAAGCTGCTTCCCGGTCTGGAGAAGTACGAGCCGCTCGATGCTGAGGACGTCAGCCAGGAGAAGATCGTCGCGCAGAAGCGCTGA